Genomic window (Terriglobales bacterium):
CGGCCCATCAGTTTGGGCTCGACCCCGGCGATGCCCCAACTCACGATCCGCCCCAGCGGCTTCAGGCCGCGCTTCTCCGCGTCGGCCAGCGACATCACGACCACAGCGGCGCCCCCGTCCACGATGCCACTGGCGTTGCCGGCGGTGACGGTCCCCGTTTTTCCGAAGGCGGCCTTCAGCTTGGCCAGACCCTCCATGGTGGTCTGCGGACGGCGGTGGTCGTCCTCGGTGAACATCTCGCCGGTGGGCTCGCCCCGGTGATTTTTGAGCGGCACCGGCGTCAGCTCTTCTTTCATGCGGCAGGCCTTGTAGGCCTCGTCGGCCAGGCGCTGCGAGCGCAGCGCGAACCCGTCCTGCATCTGCCGCGTGATGCCCTGCTGCTCGCCGTAAAGCTCGGCCGTGTTGGCCATGTAGAGGCCGCAGTAGCTGTCGAGCAGGGCGACCATGAGCGAGTCTTCAAGCTTGCCTTCGCCCAGGCCCACGCCCCAGCGCATGCCGCGGATGACGTGCGGCGCCTGCGACATGGATTCCATCCCGCCGGCCAGAACCGTCTTCGCCTCGCCCAGCTGGATCATCTGCGCGGCGTTGACGATGGCCTGCATGCCGGAGCCGCACAGCCGGTTGACGGTCAGAGCCGGAGTCTCGATGGGCAGGCCGGCCTTGAGCGCCACGTGGCGCGCGCCGTAGATCGCGTCTCCCGAGGTCTGCTGCGCGTTGCCGAAGACGGCGTGGTCGAATTCTTTGGGGTCGAGCCCGGAGCGCGCGATGGCCTCGCGCGCCGCCACTGCGCCCAGCTCCTGCGCGGTAAAGTCGCGCAGCTTGCCGCAGTAGCGCCCCATGGGCGTGCGCGCGCCGCTGACGATGGCGATGTCCTGGGGTTTCAGCATGGGCACCCGCTACAAGAGGATTCTAGAAAGGCCGGCAAAACAACTCAGTCTAACAGCGGGCAAGAAGCAGCGGCAATACGCAGCGGGTTTCCAAGAAACATCCCGAGCGCAGCGAGGGAGCCCTACCCTTCCTCAACGTTCTCCCCCGGGTAGGGTTCCCTCCGGCTTCGCCGTCGGGATGTTCCCCAAAACAGCCTTATCCGTTCGTCACAACTCGACTCAAAGCGCGGCTACCAGACCCGGCAGGCGTTCGCGCGAACCATGGCCTGGCCCTTCTTGCAGGAGAAGGCCTGCTGGAACTCCGGCATGTTGGAGACCACGTTGTTCACCCGGTACTTGGGCAGCGAGTGCGGGTTGGTGACCACCTGGGTGCGCATGATCTCCGGCCGCAGGTTGCCGCACCAGGCGTTGGCGTAGCCCAGGAAGAAGCGCTGGCGCGGGGTCAGGCCGTCGGGGCCGGGCGCGTCCACGCTCTTGCCGTCGTCCTTCAGCGTATTGGAGAGGGCCATGAAGGCGATGCGCAGGCCGCCATTGTCGGCGGTGTCCTCGCCCTGGGTGAGCAGGCCGTTCTGCTTCACGTCCGGACCGGCCTCGGGGACGCTCTGGGTGTACTCGTCGGAGATGCACTTGCCGCGCTTCTCGTACTCGGTGCCGTCCTGCGCCGTCCACCAGTCCTTCAGGTTGCCATGGGCGTCGAACTTGCGTCCCTGGTCGTCGAAGCCGTGGGTGATCTCATGCCCGATGACCATGCCGATGGCGCCGTAGTTCACGCTCTCGTCCTGCGCGGCGTCGAAGAAGGGCGCCTGCAGGATCCCCGCGGGGAAGTTGATGGTGTTGAGCTGGGCGTCGTAGTAAGCGTTGATGGTGGGCGGCGTCATGCCCCACTCGCCGCGGTCCACCGGCTTGCCGACCTTGTTGAGCACCCGCTTGAACTCGAACGCGGTCGTCTGATGAACGTTCCCCAGGTAGCTGGCGGGCGTGATGCGGACGCTAGTGTAGTTGCGCCACGTCTTGGGATACCCGATCTTGTCCTCGATGGCCGCAAGCTTCACCGCTGCTTGCTTCTTGGTCTCCGGGGTCATCCAGTCCAGGCTGTCGATGTCCTGGGCCAGCGCCTTCTCCACGGCGTGTACCAGGTTCACCATGCGCTCCTTGCTGGTGGGCGGGAAGGCTCGCTCGACATAGGCCTGTCCCAGCGCTTCGCCCAGGTCGCGGTCAGCAGCGCGGACGCAGCGGCGCCAGCGCGGCAGCATCTCCTTCGTCCCTTGCAGGGTGCGGCCGTTGAAGTCGAAGCTCTCCTCCACGAAGCCCTTGCTCAGATACGCCGCCGAGGCGCGCAGCAGATG
Coding sequences:
- a CDS encoding acetyl-CoA C-acetyltransferase gives rise to the protein MLKPQDIAIVSGARTPMGRYCGKLRDFTAQELGAVAAREAIARSGLDPKEFDHAVFGNAQQTSGDAIYGARHVALKAGLPIETPALTVNRLCGSGMQAIVNAAQMIQLGEAKTVLAGGMESMSQAPHVIRGMRWGVGLGEGKLEDSLMVALLDSYCGLYMANTAELYGEQQGITRQMQDGFALRSQRLADEAYKACRMKEELTPVPLKNHRGEPTGEMFTEDDHRRPQTTMEGLAKLKAAFGKTGTVTAGNASGIVDGGAAVVVMSLADAEKRGLKPLGRIVSWGIAGVEPKLMGRGPVPASRIALEKAGLKLEDMDLIEVNEAFAAQYLAVEKELGLDRDKVNVNGGAIALGHPLGATGARLVMTLLYELRRRRKKYGLATACIGGGQGIAMIVENLQG
- a CDS encoding M13 family metallopeptidase; the encoded protein is MRFARIFLLVLLCATFSLQLAAQSAADNPQMPTLNRFDPNQVDKSVDPCGDFYKFACGKWQAANPIPPDQASWSVASPLRLWNEMVLRETMEKAAPSNKTRSAAEQKVGDYYAACMDEAGIEKAGAQAIEPELARINALKSKSDIAGELAHLHQSMPGAWQGDDNQTNAPLLGFSGGQDLDDASMVVVQIDQGGLGLPSRDFYLKDDDRSKQVRTKYQEHVRKMFVLAGESDAQAAADAATVMVVETQLAQGQMDNVRRRDPKNLNNRMNLAQMKALTPSFNWKAYLALVKPPATHHYIVSSPEYFRGLETALKEHPLDHWKAYLRWHLLRASAAYLSKGFVEESFDFNGRTLQGTKEMLPRWRRCVRAADRDLGEALGQAYVERAFPPTSKERMVNLVHAVEKALAQDIDSLDWMTPETKKQAAVKLAAIEDKIGYPKTWRNYTSVRITPASYLGNVHQTTAFEFKRVLNKVGKPVDRGEWGMTPPTINAYYDAQLNTINFPAGILQAPFFDAAQDESVNYGAIGMVIGHEITHGFDDQGRKFDAHGNLKDWWTAQDGTEYEKRGKCISDEYTQSVPEAGPDVKQNGLLTQGEDTADNGGLRIAFMALSNTLKDDGKSVDAPGPDGLTPRQRFFLGYANAWCGNLRPEIMRTQVVTNPHSLPKYRVNNVVSNMPEFQQAFSCKKGQAMVRANACRVW